One window of Leucoraja erinacea ecotype New England chromosome 14, Leri_hhj_1, whole genome shotgun sequence genomic DNA carries:
- the pax3b gene encoding paired box protein Pax-3b isoform X3, translating to MSTLAGPVPRMMRPAPGQNYPRSGGFPLEVSTPLGQGRVNQLGGVFINGRPLPNHIRHKIVEMAHHGIRPCVISRQLRVSHGCVSKILCRYQETGSIRPGATGSKPRQMAIPDVEKKVEEYKKENPGMFSWEIRDKLLKDGMCDRNTIPSVSSISRILRSKFGKKEDDEEDCGRKEYEDGDKKSKHSIDGILADKGNAV from the exons ATGAGCACGTTGGCTGGACCCGTCCCAAGAATGATGCGGCCTGCCCCAGGACAGAATTACCCTCGCAGCGGCGGCTTCCCACTGGAAG TGTCAACGCCTTTAGGTCAAGGAAGAGTGAACCAGCTCGGAGGAGTTTTTATAAACGGCCGGCCTCTGCCAAATCATATCAGGCACAAGATAGTGGAAATGGCTCATCACGGTATCAGACCGTGTGTCATCTCCCGGCAACTGAGGGTCTCCCACGGTTGTGTCTCTAAAATCCTCTGCAGATATCAGGAGACAGGATCCATCAGACCCGGGGCGACTGGGAGCAAACCCCGG CAAATGGCAATTCCAGACGTGGAAAAAAAGGTCGAAGAATACAAGAAGGAGAATCCTGGAATGTTTAGCTGGGAAATCCGGGATAAGTTATTGAAAGACGGCATGTGTGATCGGAATACCATTCCCTCAG TGAGTTCAATAAGCCGCATCCTGAGGAGCAAATTCGGGAAGAAAGAAGACGATGAGGAAGATTGTGGAAGAAAAGAATATGAAGACGGCGACAAGAAATCGAAGCACAGTATTGACGGGATTTTGGCTGATAAGG GCAATGCTGTGTGA